One genomic window of Daphnia pulex isolate KAP4 chromosome 10, ASM2113471v1 includes the following:
- the LOC124205497 gene encoding N-acetylneuraminate 9-O-acetyltransferase-like, with the protein MAEDESTATKRGRSSSEIIKQFNVLNAKILAILLVGCLLGYHGVLKFMNGTDTCQGLLTKGRFQGNNKWQPYGCMIHSLSRLDADNCFRKTRFMTGEDSFLVFIGDSRIRQLYIETLKLVDPDAEPLVVATDSNGNSLDTLLIDEPFRVSAVMSEKELKELKQQESLRLRHTSYIYNNPQLSLRFMFFWRPSLNRITADLINQLGLSRSVPHVVVAGSGSWNIKGSNGSQIVLDDYSQSLQLLANAANHWPNKKSKLLWKLQDRVDGSLLDEPRKCITNELIDEYNGKALEALEGSRFQIWKSARLVTDGMATGADGLHLSPPVLKHHSQMLMNMYCNERMDFNDGTCCRSPESATTLQIVTFTILLVCLTISGTWTAYQSFDSRLKKRKQSYRSIETLMEAEDDEMVQKDVVVANGHSVVVAEGFDEKATTAHRKAAVKDVESSSRVAVTALGKLGLIMAYFYLCDRTTFFMKENKYYSHLNFWVPVGYVFALGLFFNEESRSTKVLHRDQTDEWKGWMQLVILIYHMTGASQVIPLYMQMRVLVSSYLFLTGFGHLSFFWNGGTASFPRLFQVLFRMNLMTVVICLCMNRPYQSYYFVPLVSFWYLVVYIVLAVPPKVSAAICDANSFAYLYIIIKFCTLIGAITILYMSEVFFETIFLIRPWKALFVTSSDEIHEWWFRWSLDRYSICYGMIFGFLYLNAQKFGLIDDSTRQHLLSRTKIRFLVVLAALIGLGGYTAFTITCHSKPECNEVHSYLAFLPIISFIVLRNVFGPLRVRYSSFFAWFGRISLELFIGQYHIWLAADTHGVLVLIPNYPVLNVMVTTYILVCVAHEVHTITGQLVPLAVPSDWKKTIRNVFVFFLALVPIAIHDGMF; encoded by the exons ATGGCCGAAGACGAATCGACGGCCACAAAACGTGGCAGATCTTCTTCAGAAATCATCAAACAATTCAATGTCTTGAATGCCAAAATATTGGCAATTCTTCTTGTTGGCTGCTTGTTGGGATATCACGGTGTGCTGAAGTTCATGAACG GTACCGATACATGCCAGGGATTGTTGACAAAAGGCAGGTTCCAAGGAAACAATAAATGGCAACCCTACGGCTGCATGATACACTCACTTTCTCGCTT AGATGCAGATAACTGTTTCAGAAAAACCCGTTTCATGACTGGAGAGGACagctttttggtttttattggTGACTCCAGAATAAGACAACTCTATATTGAAACACTTAAACTGGTAGACCCAGACGCTGAACCCTTGGTTGTTGCAACAGACAGCAATGGAAATAGTTTAGATACATTACTGATCGATGAACCATTCAGAGTCTCAGCCGTCATGAGTGAAAAGGAGCTGAAGGAGCTGAAGCAGCAAGAGTCCCTTCGACTTCGTCATACAAGCTACATTTACAACAACCCGCAACTTTCGTTACGGTTTATGTTCTTCTGGAGACCCAGCCTCAATCGAATTACAGCCGATTTGATTAACCAATTAGGCCTTAGCAGATCTGTTCCCCATGTAGTCGTTGCTGGCAGCGGCTCATGGAATATCAAAGGCAGCAACGGATCTCAAATAGTTCTAGATGATTATTCACAAAGTCTCCAACTACTAGCAAAT GCTGCAAACCActggccaaacaaaaaatcgaaacTACTATGGAAGCTGCAGGACCGTGTCGACGGTAGCTTGTTGGATGAACCTCGCAAATGCATTACCAACGAATTGATCGACGAATACAATGGAAAAGCCCTTGAG gCTTTGGAAGGCTCGCGGTTCCAGATATGGAAAAGTGCCCGACTGGTCACAGACGGTATGGCCACGGGAGCAGACGGGCTACACTTGAGTCCACCTGTTCTGAAACATCACTCTCAG ATGCTAATGAACATGTATTGCAACGAGCGAATGGATTTCAACGACGGCACGTGCTGCCGCTCTCCAGAATCCGCCACCACTCTTCAGATCGTCACTTTCACCATCCTACTCGTGTG TTTGACTATCTCTGGAACTTGGACGGCCTACCAAAGTTTCGATTCGCGACTCAAGAAGCGCAAACAGTCGTACAGATCGATCGAGACCTTAATGGAAGCAGAGGACGACGAAATGGTCCAAAAAGATGTCGTCGTCGCCAACGGCCATTCCGTAGTTGTGGCGGAGGGATTCGACGAGAAGGCCACAACTGCTCATCGCAAAGCGGCCGTCAAGGACGTGGAATCCAGTAGCCGAGTGGCAGTCACCGCATTGGGAAAACTTGGGCTCATCATGGCTTATTTCTACCTCTGCGATAG GACGACTTTCTTCATGAAAGAGAACAAGTATTATTCGCATTTGAATTTCTGGGTGCCCGTCGGTTACGTTTTCGCCCTGGGCCTCTTTTTTAATGAAGAGAGCCGCTCAACCAAAGTTCTGCATCGGGATCAAACGGACGAATGGAAAG GATGGATGCAGTTGGTGATATTGATCTATCACATGACGGGAGCCAGTCAAGTTATTCCGCTCTATATGCAAATGCGGGTCTTGGTCTCCAGCTATCTCTTTCTCACCGGCTTTGGCCACCTGTCATTCTTTTGGAATGGCGGCACCGCCAGTTTCCCCCGTCTATTTCAA GTTTTATTTCGGATGAATTTGATGACAGTGGTGATTTGTCTGTGCATGAATCGCCCGTATCAGTCGTACTATTTCGTGCCTTTAGTCTCATTCTGGTACCTCGTTGTTTACATCGTCCTGGCCGTTCCGCCGAAAGTCAGTGCCGCCATTTGCGATGCCAATTCCTTCGCCTACCTTTACATTATCATCAAATTCTGCACGTTGATAGGGGCCATCACCATTCTCTACATGTCCGAG gTTTTCTTTGAGACCATTTTTCTCATCCGCCCGTGGAAGGCTTTGTTTGTCACCAGCAGTGACGAGATTCACGAGTGGTGGTTCCGCTGGTCGCTGGATCGATACAG CATTTGTTATGGCATGATCTTTGGTTTCTTGTACCTCAACGCCCAAAAGTTTGGCCTCATTGATGACAGCACGCGTCAGCACTTGTTGAGCCGGACGAAAATTCGTTTTCTCGTTGTATTGGCGGCCTTGATTGGACTGGGCGGTTACACGGCCTTCACCATCACTTGTCACAGCAAACCCGAATGCAACGAAGTCCATTCCTATCTAGCCTTTTTACCG ATTATCAGTTTCATTGTGTTGCGCAACGTTTTTGGACCGTTAAGAGTTCGTTATTCCTCATTTTTCGCCTGGTTTGGTCGCATTTCCCTGGAATTATTTATCG GTCAATATCACATCTGGCTGGCGGCCGACACGCATGGCGTATTGGTTCTCATTCCCAACTACCCGGTGCTGAACGTGATGGTCACCACCTACATCTTGGTCTGCGTAGCTCACGAAGTGCACACCATCACTGGCCAGCTCGTGCCACTGGCCGTGCCGTCCGATTGGAAGAAAACCATCCGCAAtgtcttcgtcttctttctgGCTCTCGTTCCAATCGCCATCCATGACGGAATGTTCTGA